One genomic region from Nostoc sphaeroides encodes:
- the bcsA gene encoding UDP-forming cellulose synthase catalytic subunit — protein sequence MSSSPHTPPRKSRDRQHLKLSNWLIDITPRFFDRTLQKVGVKQFKWFILLLLVLSVPLIITPIEVWQQGLVALFLVLLGQVVIHAEFQESSSEISQYYHLFMLWLSLVTTLRYLYYRTSYTLNFDGWLNSIACVFLYAAELYAILTLILAYFQTLKIQDRQPVNLTNIPQQEWFKVDIYIPTYNEDVEIVRKTAVAALACDYAPDKKKVYVLDDGRPEKYKENDPRREQFSKRREQLRQMCQELGCIHMTRDNNDHAKAGNINTAFYKTDGDLVLILDCDHIPSRQFLLHTMGFFFDPKVSFVQTPHWFYNPDPFERNLVTKGRIPAGNELFYKVLQKGNDFWNAAFFCGSAALIRKSHALEVGGIAVETVTEDCHTALRLHSLGYKSVYYDKIMVAGLAPETFSSYVGQQVRWARGMAQILRLENPIFNPKLNLTFAQRICYLSATSHFLYGYPRLIYAIAPTLFLLFGVNSVQGLGLETLAYALPHILLSLFTNYIIYKNVRFSFWNEIFEFAMAFQAGWVTMLALFNPKLGSFNVTDKGTSITKRTFDWESMRGLLVVTVLVVSSLLAVPYWLLLHPEDWQAVLVNTMWSVFNLVLLIAALLVGFEQPQVRTAHRLQRRLPILITSNGQTIMGKTVNISETGALISLETWPNLLEEAEIEVMGDYTASASLTAQIVRVSPINDTETLLAVDFVKLDDAQRDALTLVLYSDVREWYSQKGQYVDRPFASLGFLATSLTRSLRDVKQTSRKKVRKQVNSHSRLYWDGNFFFAVATELGTTGLRLEIEDTKAVSSHKMIGQQDLHTMRTVKPLVGLLLNEDEDNLSSNRFVAEIYAVEEQTNGKITLELVFPEKFKERQDTKIKQLLEVL from the coding sequence ATGTCATCTTCCCCCCACACACCGCCCCGGAAATCACGCGATCGCCAGCACTTAAAATTGAGCAATTGGTTGATTGATATTACGCCCCGATTTTTTGACCGCACTCTCCAAAAAGTGGGTGTGAAACAGTTTAAGTGGTTTATCCTGCTGCTATTGGTGCTATCAGTGCCACTGATTATTACCCCGATAGAAGTTTGGCAGCAGGGATTGGTAGCATTGTTTCTTGTGCTACTCGGTCAAGTAGTCATACACGCTGAGTTTCAAGAGTCTTCTTCAGAAATCAGCCAGTATTACCACTTGTTTATGCTGTGGCTGAGTCTGGTAACAACGCTGCGTTATTTATATTACCGTACCAGTTACACCCTCAACTTTGATGGTTGGCTCAACAGCATCGCTTGCGTATTCTTGTACGCCGCCGAACTTTATGCCATCCTCACCTTGATATTGGCATACTTTCAAACCCTGAAAATTCAAGACCGCCAACCAGTTAACCTGACAAACATTCCTCAACAAGAATGGTTCAAAGTTGATATCTACATCCCTACATACAACGAAGATGTGGAGATTGTTCGTAAGACGGCTGTGGCAGCCTTAGCCTGTGATTATGCTCCTGATAAAAAAAAGGTTTATGTCCTTGATGATGGTCGTCCAGAAAAGTATAAAGAGAACGACCCACGCCGAGAACAGTTTAGCAAAAGACGGGAACAGCTACGGCAAATGTGCCAAGAACTCGGCTGTATACACATGACACGGGACAATAACGACCACGCTAAAGCTGGTAATATCAATACCGCCTTTTACAAAACCGACGGCGATTTAGTGTTGATTTTGGACTGCGACCACATCCCATCGCGGCAATTTCTCTTGCATACAATGGGTTTTTTCTTCGATCCCAAAGTATCGTTTGTCCAAACTCCTCACTGGTTCTATAATCCTGATCCCTTCGAGCGTAATTTGGTCACCAAAGGTAGAATACCCGCAGGCAATGAACTGTTCTATAAGGTACTGCAAAAAGGTAACGATTTTTGGAATGCTGCCTTTTTCTGCGGTTCCGCAGCATTAATCCGCAAATCCCACGCTTTAGAAGTTGGGGGAATTGCAGTAGAAACCGTAACGGAAGATTGCCACACTGCTTTGCGATTGCATTCGTTGGGTTACAAGTCTGTCTACTACGACAAAATTATGGTGGCTGGTTTAGCGCCAGAAACGTTTTCTTCTTACGTGGGACAACAAGTGCGTTGGGCCAGAGGGATGGCACAGATTTTGCGATTAGAAAACCCCATTTTTAATCCAAAGCTGAACCTGACATTTGCACAACGGATTTGTTACTTGAGCGCGACTTCCCACTTTTTGTATGGCTATCCTCGACTAATATATGCGATCGCTCCCACGCTCTTTTTATTATTTGGCGTTAACTCTGTCCAAGGTTTGGGTTTAGAAACTCTAGCCTACGCCCTACCCCATATTCTCCTCTCCCTTTTTACTAACTACATCATTTACAAAAACGTCCGTTTCTCCTTCTGGAATGAAATTTTTGAATTTGCGATGGCTTTCCAGGCTGGGTGGGTGACGATGTTAGCGCTGTTTAATCCCAAGCTGGGTTCATTTAACGTTACCGACAAAGGAACGTCTATAACCAAACGTACCTTTGATTGGGAATCGATGCGTGGTCTTTTGGTCGTGACAGTACTTGTAGTCTCTTCCTTGCTAGCTGTTCCCTATTGGCTGCTGCTACATCCTGAAGATTGGCAAGCAGTCTTAGTCAACACCATGTGGTCGGTTTTTAATCTGGTTTTGCTGATAGCTGCTTTGCTGGTTGGCTTTGAACAACCACAAGTACGTACTGCCCACCGTTTACAGCGTCGCCTCCCCATCTTAATTACCAGTAATGGTCAAACAATCATGGGCAAAACGGTGAATATTTCAGAAACTGGGGCATTAATTTCTTTAGAAACTTGGCCCAATTTACTGGAGGAAGCGGAAATTGAGGTGATGGGAGATTATACTGCTAGCGCCTCTTTAACAGCGCAGATTGTCCGAGTCTCTCCTATTAATGACACAGAAACGCTTTTGGCTGTTGATTTTGTGAAGCTCGACGATGCCCAACGCGATGCTTTAACTCTAGTTTTATATTCTGATGTCCGCGAGTGGTATTCTCAAAAGGGCCAGTATGTAGACCGACCTTTCGCTTCTCTTGGATTTTTAGCCACAAGTCTGACTCGATCCTTGCGTGACGTGAAACAAACTAGCCGTAAAAAGGTACGCAAGCAGGTAAATAGCCATAGCCGACTCTACTGGGATGGTAACTTCTTTTTTGCAGTAGCCACAGAATTAGGAACAACGGGTTTGCGCTTGGAAATAGAGGATACAAAAGCCGTGTCTTCTCACAAAATGATCGGACAACAGGATTTGCACACGATGCGAACTGTTAAACCATTAGTTGGTTTACTGTTGAATGAGGATGAGGATAACCTCTCATCTAACCGATTTGTTGCCGAAATTTATGCCGTAGAAGAACAGACAAATGGCAAGATTACGCTCGAATTAGTTTTTCCAGAAAAATTCAAAGAACGTCAAGACACAAAAATTAAACAATTGTTGGAGGTTCTGTAG
- a CDS encoding Crp/Fnr family transcriptional regulator, with translation MQTEVFSELFPLMSTATPQTLEWLLNVAIEHEYPSGRAVVMEDAWGNAVYFVVSGWVKVRRTVGEDSVALAIFGKGDFFGEMAILDESPRSTDVIALSSVNLLSVSRERFIQILFKDPQLHHRMLQLMVRRLRQINLRLQMRSSPPAVKLAHTLVTLGESYGQESNFGKEIFNIPFKDLAEVTEIGVEETTKIMEKLHEKGWIKIDSANNIIYLVNFKQLMNLAGKV, from the coding sequence ATGCAGACTGAGGTTTTTAGTGAACTTTTCCCCTTAATGAGTACAGCCACCCCCCAGACTTTGGAATGGCTCCTCAACGTTGCAATTGAACATGAATATCCATCTGGGCGAGCCGTTGTGATGGAAGATGCCTGGGGTAACGCCGTTTACTTCGTTGTTTCAGGTTGGGTCAAAGTCCGGCGTACCGTCGGGGAAGATTCAGTAGCTCTGGCAATTTTTGGTAAGGGCGATTTTTTTGGAGAAATGGCAATTTTGGATGAATCTCCACGCTCAACCGATGTCATAGCCCTTTCGTCCGTGAATTTGCTGAGTGTATCTAGAGAGCGTTTTATTCAAATCTTGTTCAAAGACCCGCAGTTACATCACCGGATGTTACAACTTATGGTGCGACGATTGCGGCAAATTAACTTGCGCTTACAAATGCGGTCTTCACCACCAGCAGTCAAACTTGCCCATACTCTAGTGACTTTAGGCGAAAGCTATGGCCAAGAATCGAATTTTGGAAAGGAAATTTTTAACATTCCTTTCAAAGATTTAGCAGAAGTAACAGAAATTGGTGTTGAAGAAACTACCAAAATTATGGAAAAGCTGCATGAGAAAGGGTGGATCAAAATTGACAGCGCCAACAACATCATTTATCTCGTAAACTTCAAACAGTTGATGAACTTGGCTGGCAAAGTTTAA
- a CDS encoding HetZ-related protein 2: MGVVMQTSKLSFEERNLTMTADVEQLALNWGKRLAAECPDQNEAARESIILWLLGSDSKRFDLFNPKELDIAKQAMEYRWRILRQRYLGLGRERAYRNLITRLGSLVTLRNKIQTWVALSRDRQRSVMDVLQEVLQELLQSDSQMQQQMADIAKYTSDRRLGDALLFASVEEYCLRPVRNQPLLAYRFVNYLRRTQRGGLTQVPGRDLIRLVSEEVLTDDNDNRVNLVDSQAIAEYQEAQQLEEQLALRQSVQKEFENYLQENLGTEAVDWLRLYLQGKSQEEIAHKLNKPTKEVYRLREKISYHAVRVFALKGKPEIVENWLSISLQEHNLGLTQNQWQQLDEKLTPQGRQILDLRRAGNSIEAIGQQLKLKTHQVLGEWTKIYLAAQALRTQE; encoded by the coding sequence ATGGGGGTTGTGATGCAAACTTCAAAATTGAGTTTCGAGGAACGCAATCTCACTATGACAGCAGATGTGGAACAACTAGCTTTAAATTGGGGTAAGCGCTTGGCTGCCGAATGTCCAGACCAAAATGAAGCTGCTAGAGAAAGCATTATTCTCTGGCTGTTGGGATCTGACTCCAAGCGGTTTGATCTGTTTAACCCTAAAGAACTCGATATCGCCAAGCAAGCGATGGAATATCGCTGGAGAATTTTACGTCAACGCTATTTGGGGCTAGGGCGAGAACGTGCTTATCGGAACTTGATAACGCGATTGGGGAGTTTAGTAACATTACGGAATAAGATTCAGACTTGGGTTGCCCTAAGCCGCGATCGCCAGCGTAGTGTAATGGATGTGTTGCAAGAAGTACTCCAAGAATTACTGCAAAGCGACAGCCAGATGCAACAGCAAATGGCTGATATTGCCAAATATACAAGTGATAGACGATTGGGAGATGCTCTACTATTTGCCAGTGTAGAAGAATATTGTCTGCGACCAGTCCGCAATCAACCCCTATTAGCTTATCGGTTTGTCAATTACTTGCGTCGCACTCAGCGCGGTGGCTTAACCCAAGTGCCGGGCCGTGACTTAATTAGACTAGTCTCAGAAGAAGTTCTCACAGACGACAATGACAATCGAGTTAACTTAGTCGATAGTCAGGCGATCGCAGAATATCAAGAAGCACAACAGCTTGAGGAACAACTTGCCCTACGTCAGTCAGTACAAAAAGAATTTGAAAATTATTTACAAGAAAATCTAGGAACAGAGGCAGTAGACTGGCTACGACTGTATTTGCAAGGTAAATCCCAAGAAGAGATCGCCCACAAATTAAATAAGCCGACTAAAGAAGTATACCGTCTGCGAGAAAAAATTAGTTACCACGCTGTGCGTGTTTTTGCCCTCAAAGGTAAACCAGAGATAGTAGAGAATTGGCTCTCAATTTCCTTGCAAGAACATAACTTGGGTTTAACCCAAAACCAATGGCAGCAACTTGATGAAAAATTGACTCCTCAGGGGCGGCAGATTCTAGATTTGCGGAGAGCAGGTAACTCAATAGAAGCAATAGGCCAACAGTTAAAACTCAAAACCCATCAAGTACTAGGTGAATGGACAAAAATCTATCTTGCAGCCCAAGCTTTAAGAACCCAGGAGTAG
- a CDS encoding carbon dioxide-concentrating mechanism protein CcmK, which yields MSLQAVGALETKGFPAVLAAADAMVKAGRVTLVGYIRVGSARFTVNIRGDVSEVKAAMAAGVEAAENVYGGTLESWVIIARPHENVEAVLPIGYTEQVQGYRESVENPIVRSNSR from the coding sequence ATGTCATTACAGGCAGTTGGAGCACTTGAAACGAAAGGTTTCCCTGCGGTGCTAGCAGCAGCAGATGCTATGGTAAAAGCTGGTCGAGTCACCCTCGTTGGTTATATCAGAGTAGGTAGCGCTCGCTTTACAGTTAATATTCGTGGCGATGTTTCTGAAGTAAAAGCTGCTATGGCTGCCGGTGTTGAAGCCGCAGAAAATGTTTATGGCGGTACACTTGAATCCTGGGTAATTATTGCTCGTCCCCATGAAAACGTTGAAGCTGTTCTACCAATTGGTTACACAGAACAAGTGCAAGGGTATCGAGAATCTGTAGAAAATCCCATTGTTAGATCAAACAGTCGATAG
- a CDS encoding BMC domain-containing protein — translation MPMAVGVIETLGFPSVLAAADAMVKAAAVTIVYYGQAESARLLVAVRGHVSEVNRAVEAGIVAGEQVKVGTVITYYIVPNPPENVETILPIHFTEESEPFRMF, via the coding sequence ATGCCAATGGCCGTTGGCGTAATTGAAACTTTAGGTTTTCCTAGTGTCTTAGCAGCAGCAGATGCAATGGTCAAAGCTGCCGCAGTCACAATTGTGTATTATGGTCAAGCAGAAAGCGCTCGTTTGTTAGTCGCTGTCCGGGGACACGTTTCTGAAGTAAATAGAGCTGTTGAAGCCGGAATCGTAGCTGGAGAGCAAGTCAAAGTTGGTACAGTAATTACCTACTACATCGTTCCCAATCCCCCAGAAAATGTGGAAACCATATTACCAATCCATTTCACTGAAGAATCAGAACCATTCCGCATGTTCTAA
- a CDS encoding alpha/beta fold hydrolase has translation MFPNFLPTSVGQLTESASIALAQSIQTTAIATPLINQPITTTFVKEGSGVTPILLIHGFDSSVLEFRRLLPLLSGDNETWAVDLLGFGFTDRLSGIAYSPTAIKTHLYYFWKSLIKQPVILVGASMGGATAIDFTLTYPEVVKKLVLIDSAGLAGGSPLSKLMFPPLDYLATQFLSNLKVRDRVSRIGYKNQSLASVDALCCGALHLQMPSWNQALIAFTKSGGYSAFRFKKLSQIVQETLILWGDSDKILGTRDAMRFKRAIPHSTLVWIQDCGHLPHLEQPQITAQHILGFR, from the coding sequence ATGTTTCCGAATTTTCTTCCTACATCTGTTGGGCAACTGACAGAATCTGCCTCGATCGCACTAGCTCAAAGTATTCAAACAACTGCGATCGCTACTCCTTTAATTAATCAACCAATTACCACAACATTTGTCAAGGAAGGAAGTGGTGTAACTCCTATTTTACTAATTCACGGCTTTGATAGTTCTGTATTAGAATTTCGGCGGCTTTTGCCATTACTATCTGGAGATAATGAAACGTGGGCAGTTGATTTGTTAGGTTTTGGGTTTACAGATAGACTCTCAGGAATTGCCTATAGCCCAACTGCGATTAAAACCCATCTTTATTATTTCTGGAAAAGCCTGATTAAGCAACCTGTAATTTTGGTAGGTGCTTCGATGGGGGGTGCGACTGCAATTGATTTTACGTTGACTTACCCGGAAGTAGTAAAAAAGCTGGTGTTAATTGATAGTGCTGGGTTGGCGGGTGGTTCACCATTAAGTAAATTAATGTTTCCCCCGTTGGATTATTTAGCAACTCAGTTTTTGAGTAATCTGAAAGTGCGCGATCGCGTTTCCCGTATAGGATATAAAAATCAAAGTCTTGCTTCTGTCGATGCGCTATGTTGTGGCGCATTACATCTACAAATGCCGAGTTGGAATCAAGCTTTGATTGCTTTCACTAAAAGTGGTGGTTACAGTGCTTTTAGATTTAAAAAATTATCACAAATTGTGCAAGAGACGCTAATTTTATGGGGCGATTCCGATAAAATTTTGGGTACTAGGGATGCCATGAGATTTAAAAGAGCAATTCCACACAGTACCCTCGTCTGGATTCAAGATTGTGGCCATCTCCCACACCTGGAACAACCACAAATTACGGCACAGCATATTTTAGGCTTTCGATAA
- a CDS encoding ParA family protein: MPKIIAILNGKGGVGKTTTAVNLAANFAKKKKVLLIDADIQGSASWWFGRSQQGMGFDLSQETDPTLLGDLGKITGYDLVVVDTPPALRSEALVAVVAIANYLVLPTPPAAMDLAILVETVKEAVIPVGTPHRVLLTKVDTRSMGEALEAKNTLTRLGIPTCNTFIRAYKAHERAALEGVAISQWRGSNAREAELDYRRAADELQRDWRK, encoded by the coding sequence GTGCCAAAAATCATCGCTATTCTCAACGGTAAAGGAGGAGTCGGTAAAACGACCACCGCAGTCAATCTGGCTGCGAACTTTGCGAAGAAAAAAAAGGTACTGTTGATTGACGCAGATATTCAAGGTTCTGCCAGTTGGTGGTTTGGGCGCAGTCAGCAAGGAATGGGGTTTGATTTATCTCAAGAAACAGATCCGACACTTTTAGGTGATTTAGGAAAGATAACAGGTTACGATTTAGTAGTGGTGGATACGCCTCCTGCCCTGCGCTCTGAAGCATTAGTGGCGGTAGTTGCGATCGCAAATTATCTAGTTTTGCCTACACCCCCAGCCGCAATGGATTTAGCTATCCTCGTAGAAACAGTTAAGGAAGCCGTTATCCCCGTGGGAACTCCCCATCGGGTACTGCTTACCAAAGTTGATACGCGCAGTATGGGGGAAGCACTAGAAGCAAAAAACACTCTGACTCGATTAGGTATTCCTACTTGTAATACCTTTATCCGTGCTTATAAGGCTCATGAACGAGCGGCACTTGAGGGAGTAGCGATTAGTCAATGGCGAGGAAGTAATGCACGGGAGGCGGAGTTAGACTACCGCCGTGCAGCTGATGAATTACAGCGTGATTGGAGAAAATAA
- a CDS encoding cytochrome P450 gives MTATYNLPDGPQMPRWLRMIKFIGQPIKYVDDFAKIYGDTFTIRSSRSDNHLVYFSQPQALEQIFTADSSHFEVGGGNIGLKFLLGDRSLMLADGDRHQRQRQLLAPPFHGERMRGYGEDIEKITRQVSNQWQIGKPFKIRESMQEITLRVIVRVVFGLNEGELFEELRRSLSDLLDFISSPVMSSAFFFRFIQKDFGAWSPWGRILQQRQKIDQLIYALLRERRAQSDENRQDILSLMMAARYDDGQRMSDEELHDELMTLLVAGHETTASALTWAFYWIDHLPEVREKLLQELNTIGVNPDLSSVAKLPYLTAVCQETLRIYPIAMTAFVRVVKTPIKIMGYELPQGTAIVPSIYLAHHREEVYPQSKQFKPERFLERQYSPYEYFPFGGGNRRCIGMAFAQYEMKIVLATILSEFQVSLVNKRPVRPVRRGLTIATPAGMRMVATPQVKPANTPALI, from the coding sequence ATGACAGCAACTTACAATTTGCCTGATGGGCCTCAAATGCCGCGCTGGCTGAGGATGATCAAGTTTATTGGTCAGCCTATAAAATATGTGGATGATTTTGCCAAAATTTATGGTGACACTTTCACTATCAGGAGTAGTCGCTCTGACAACCATCTTGTGTACTTTAGTCAACCACAAGCACTTGAGCAGATTTTTACTGCTGATTCCAGCCATTTTGAGGTTGGCGGGGGGAACATAGGACTAAAATTTTTGCTTGGCGATCGCTCCTTGATGTTAGCGGATGGCGATCGCCACCAGCGCCAACGGCAATTACTAGCTCCTCCTTTTCATGGCGAAAGGATGCGAGGTTATGGTGAGGATATCGAAAAAATAACCCGACAGGTGAGTAATCAATGGCAAATTGGCAAGCCTTTTAAGATCCGAGAGTCGATGCAAGAAATCACCTTGCGTGTTATTGTGCGGGTTGTATTTGGTTTAAATGAGGGAGAGCTTTTTGAAGAACTGAGGCGATCGCTAAGTGACTTACTAGACTTCATTAGTTCGCCCGTAATGTCTAGCGCCTTCTTTTTCAGGTTTATCCAAAAAGATTTCGGTGCGTGGAGTCCGTGGGGTCGGATTCTGCAACAACGGCAAAAAATTGATCAACTTATTTATGCTTTGCTTCGAGAACGGCGGGCACAATCCGATGAAAATCGTCAAGATATCCTGAGTTTGATGATGGCAGCCCGTTATGACGATGGTCAACGGATGTCAGATGAAGAATTACACGATGAGTTGATGACGCTGCTAGTTGCAGGACATGAAACTACCGCTTCAGCGTTGACATGGGCTTTTTACTGGATTGATCATTTACCAGAGGTGCGTGAAAAGTTGCTACAGGAACTCAACACCATTGGAGTTAACCCCGATTTGAGTAGTGTAGCTAAATTGCCGTATTTGACAGCAGTGTGCCAAGAAACATTGCGAATTTACCCAATTGCCATGACTGCTTTCGTGCGGGTTGTGAAGACCCCAATTAAAATTATGGGCTATGAATTGCCACAAGGGACAGCAATAGTCCCCAGTATTTATTTAGCGCATCATCGAGAAGAAGTTTATCCACAATCAAAGCAGTTCAAACCAGAACGCTTTTTAGAAAGACAATATTCACCTTATGAATATTTCCCCTTTGGTGGCGGTAATCGTCGCTGTATTGGCATGGCATTTGCCCAGTATGAAATGAAAATTGTCTTGGCAACTATTTTGTCAGAATTTCAAGTATCGCTAGTGAACAAACGTCCTGTGCGTCCTGTGCGCCGTGGGTTAACTATAGCCACACCGGCCGGAATGCGGATGGTTGCAACACCTCAAGTTAAGCCTGCAAATACACCAGCCCTAATCTAG
- a CDS encoding acyltransferase, with the protein MKEIKNKITNKLERLFEQRLVPRLVQWGEYLETKIRRYKHQELKSQLKFCGSGLRFKRDIRIDHPQNVSLGNKVYIGPNVLLDGRGGITIGDNTTLGFNVVILSANHDYQSNDLPYQHNIYVHKPVVIGRNVWIGGNVLIIPGIFIGDGAIVAAGTVVTANVEPLAIVGNQPMRTIKYRDKEHYEQLANKQDQDNS; encoded by the coding sequence ATGAAAGAGATCAAAAATAAAATTACAAATAAATTAGAGCGGCTATTTGAACAACGGTTAGTACCCCGTTTGGTACAGTGGGGAGAATACCTAGAAACCAAAATCAGACGCTACAAGCATCAAGAACTGAAGAGCCAATTAAAATTTTGTGGCTCAGGTCTAAGATTTAAGCGAGATATTAGAATTGACCATCCGCAAAATGTATCTCTAGGGAATAAAGTCTACATCGGCCCTAATGTCTTATTAGATGGACGTGGTGGAATCACAATTGGCGACAACACCACACTTGGATTTAACGTTGTTATCCTTTCAGCAAACCACGACTATCAAAGTAATGATTTGCCATATCAACATAATATCTACGTTCATAAACCTGTTGTTATCGGTCGCAATGTTTGGATTGGCGGAAATGTTCTAATTATTCCAGGAATTTTCATTGGAGATGGTGCAATTGTGGCGGCTGGTACGGTTGTAACTGCGAATGTTGAACCTTTAGCAATTGTTGGAAATCAACCTATGAGAACAATTAAATACCGCGACAAAGAACATTATGAACAACTTGCAAACAAGCAAGATCAGGATAATTCGTAA
- a CDS encoding PAS domain-containing protein, with translation MPIVVIEWSLEFMVRGCNPSADKIFGYTIVQVMGRSLDFLIAIDQLPIRFG, from the coding sequence ATGCCGATAGTGGTAATTGAGTGGAGCCTTGAGTTTATGGTTCGAGGTTGTAACCCATCCGCCGACAAGATTTTTGGTTACACGATAGTACAAGTGATGGGGCGTTCACTCGATTTTCTGATTGCTATAGATCAACTCCCAATACGGTTCGGTTAA
- a CDS encoding YggT family protein has product MSLLITTLVTFVTFYSYLLIIRVLLTWFPQINWYNQPFAALSQITDPYLNLFRSIIPPLGGMDFSPILAFFALNLAGGFLRAIPF; this is encoded by the coding sequence ATGAGTTTACTGATTACGACACTAGTTACCTTTGTCACCTTTTATAGCTATTTGCTAATTATCCGGGTTTTGTTGACCTGGTTTCCGCAAATCAACTGGTATAATCAGCCATTTGCTGCTTTATCCCAGATAACCGACCCTTATTTGAATCTATTCCGCTCAATTATTCCTCCATTAGGCGGTATGGATTTTTCTCCAATCTTAGCTTTCTTCGCGCTCAACTTAGCTGGTGGCTTTTTGAGAGCTATTCCTTTTTAA
- the upp gene encoding uracil phosphoribosyltransferase, translated as MTLQLRVYVPPHPLIKHWLAVARDAGTPSVLFRSAMTELGRWLTYEAARDWLPTQETTVQSPLDTCLATVIDPQIPVAVVPILRAGLGLLEGAQTLLPLASIYHLGLARDEETLQPHCYLNKLPEKFDPQTRVLITDPMLATGGSMMAAMAELIQRGADPTLTRIVCVVAAAPALQKLSAAYPGLIIYTATIDEKLNSKGYIVPGLGDAGDRIFGT; from the coding sequence ATGACGCTACAATTGCGCGTTTATGTTCCACCCCATCCCCTGATAAAACACTGGCTGGCAGTTGCCCGTGATGCAGGCACACCTTCAGTATTATTTCGTAGTGCCATGACTGAGTTGGGAAGATGGCTGACTTATGAAGCTGCGCGAGACTGGTTGCCAACCCAAGAAACCACGGTGCAGAGTCCCTTGGATACCTGTTTGGCAACCGTGATTGATCCGCAGATACCAGTAGCAGTAGTACCGATTCTGCGGGCTGGACTAGGATTACTTGAGGGAGCGCAGACTTTACTTCCTTTAGCATCGATTTACCATCTTGGTTTAGCGCGAGACGAAGAGACACTGCAACCTCATTGTTATCTGAACAAGTTACCAGAAAAATTTGACCCCCAAACACGAGTGTTAATTACCGATCCAATGTTGGCAACAGGAGGGTCAATGATGGCGGCGATGGCAGAATTAATACAACGGGGTGCTGATCCAACGTTAACCCGGATTGTTTGCGTAGTAGCGGCTGCACCAGCTTTGCAAAAATTGAGTGCAGCTTATCCAGGTTTAATAATTTACACGGCGACTATTGACGAAAAACTTAACAGCAAGGGGTATATTGTACCGGGATTGGGAGATGCAGGCGATCGCATCTTTGGGACTTAA